Proteins from a single region of Papaver somniferum cultivar HN1 unplaced genomic scaffold, ASM357369v1 unplaced-scaffold_11, whole genome shotgun sequence:
- the LOC113328588 gene encoding L-type lectin-domain containing receptor kinase IX.1-like, with amino-acid sequence MGYYCKSSTNPHLHSSIFFFQINTILLLLPSPINSMSFNFPNFSPNDPSNTSINFQGDSTRTGNFINFVGNSGDTSDRKISGRATYSEAIKLWNATTGWQADFDTNFSFIIDRLNKDKNNAGDGLTFFLAPFGSILPTNSSGGALGLLSQNVPQNNRGMNQIVAVEFDSFKNTWDPSSDHVGININSVVSVVTVSLANGTISDGRKANARITYNSITKNLSVYLTYSRNPVFNGNSTLYHVLDLSKVLPELITVGFSAATGVYTEVHQVLSWHFNSTSELIEVSQDNKTAEGKTGGERQTDGEGISKKTDLAVGLGVGLGVFACALGFALFIWLKKRPRLRNFDDDAENSDVSMDNAFEKGTGPKRFSYSELVYATNNFDEGGKLGHGGFGRVYKGFLSDLGVNVAVKRVSRGSDQGKKEYQAEVKIISQLRHRNLVQLIGWCHKRNELLLLYEFMPNRSLDKHLFGGENTLRWEVRYKIALGLASAVLYLHELWEQCVLHRDIKASNVMLDSDFNAKLGDFGLARLVDHGLGSHTTMLAGTLGYLAPECILTGKSSKESDVYSFGIVALEIACGRRQVEATKGVLIELVWGLYGRGKLLDAADERLKLEFNELEMEQLMVVGLWCAHPDSKLRPSATQVINVLKFESPLPILPPELPTPVYLPIAQSVPNFSSLVGLTDTVTGLTNTLTGR; translated from the coding sequence ATGGGTTATTACTGCAAATCATCAACAAATCCTCATCTTCATTCTTCGATCTTCTTCTTTCAAATCAACACAATATTATTACTTCTTCCTAGTCCTATAAATTCAATGTCCTTTAACTTCCCAAATTTCTCACCGAATGATCCTAGCAATACTAGCATAAATTTCCAAGGAGATTCAACCAGGACAGGTAACTTCATCAATTTCGTGGGGAATTCAGGCGACACCAGTGATCGCAAAATTTCTGGCCGTGCCACGTACTCAGAAGCTATAAAACTTTGGAATGCAACCACTGGATGGCAGGCAGACTTTGATACAAACTTCTCATTTATTATTGATAGACTAAATAAGGATAAGAATAATGCTGGTGACGGTTTAACCTTTTTTCTTGCTCCTTTCGGGTCTATACTTCCAACAAATTCTTCCGGTGGAGCTCTTGGCTTATTGAGTCAGAACGTACCTCAAAATAATCGGGGCATGAATCAAATTGTTGCGGTTGAGTTTGATAGTTTTAAAAACACATGGGATCCAAGTTCAGATCatgttggtatcaatattaactCGGTAGTGTCTGTGGTTACTGTATCCTTAGCAAATGGAACTATAAGTGATGGAAGAAAAGCTAATGCTCGGATTACTTATAACTCTATTACCAAAAACTTGAGTGTATATCTAACTTATAGTCGAAATCCTGTTTTTAACGGAAATTCTACTTTGTATCATGTTCTTGATCTAAGCAAGGTTCTTCCGGAGCTAATTACTGTTGGATTTTCAGCAGCAACCGGCGTGTATACTGAAGTTCATCAAGTCCTCTCCTGGCATTTCAATTCCACTTCAGAATTGATCGAGGTGAGCCAAGATAATAAAACAGCTGAAGGGAAAACTGGTGGTGAACGACAAACTGATGGTGAAGGAATAAGTAAGAAAACTGATTTGGCGGTTGGTCTGGGTGTTGGCTTGGGTGTTTTTGCATGCGCGCTTGGTTTTGCACTCTTTATTTGGTTAAAGAAGAGGCCGAGGTTAAGGAACTTTGATGATGATGCGGAAAATTCTGATGTATCAATGGATAATGCATTTGAGAAAGGAACCGGACCGAAGAGGTTCTCATACAGTGAATTGGTTTATGCGACAAATAACTTCGATGAGGGAGGAAAACTGGGACATGGAGGATTCGGAAGAGTGTACAAAGGTTTCTTGAGTGATCTGGGTGTGAATGTGGCAGTTAAAAGGGTCTCACGAGGTTCAGACCAAGGAAAAAAAGAGTACCAGGCGGAAGTGAAGATTATTAGCCAATTACGGCATAGAAATCTAGTTCAGCTCATAGGTTGGTGCCACAAAAGAAATGAATTACTTCTTTTGTATGAATTCATGCCAAACCGTAGCCTTGACAAACATTTATTTGGTGGGGAAAATACTCTCAGATGGGAAGTGAGATATAAAATAGCTCTTGGTTTAGCTTCTGCAGTACTATATCTGCATGAATTATGGGAACAATGTGTGCTTCACAGAGATATTAAAGCAAGTAATGTAATGTTGGATTCAGATTTTAATGCTAAACTCGGGGACTTTGGTTTAGCAAGGCTTGTTGATCATGGATTAGGTTCTCACACAACTATGTTGGCCGGAACCTTGGGTTACTTAGCACCAGAATGTATTTTGACGGGTAAATCAAGTAAGGAATCTGATGTTTATAGTTTTGGAATCGTTGCACTTGAGATTGCTTGTGGGAGGAGACAGGTTGAAGCAACTAAAGGAGTGTTAATAGAGTTGGTTTGGGGTCTTTACGGAAGAGGAAAGCTGTTGGACGCAGCGGATGAAAGGTTAAAGTTGGAGTTCAATGAGTTAGAAATGGAACAATTAATGGTTGTAGGATTATGGTGTGCTCATCCTGATTCTAAATTGAGGCCTTCGGCCACTCAAGTGATTAATGTTCTTAAATTTGAATCTCCTCTGCCTATACTTCCACCTGAGTTACCAACTCCAGTATATCTTCCAATTGCACAATCCGTGCctaatttttcttcattagttggtcTTACTGATACAGTCACAGGTCTTACCAATACACTCACAGGAAGATAG
- the LOC113328534 gene encoding uncharacterized protein LOC113328534, with protein MQKFNIKVNPEKCVFGVSSGKILGYIVSKKGIEVDPDKVQAIRDMPLPATVKDVQKLNGLIASMGRFISRSSEKCKHFFNILKKGAKFEWTEECDKALQSIKNYLMNVSIMQKAKPGEELMLYLASTPYALSAILLCSDQEVEKPIYYISEMYNSAEKNYSKIEKLILALVYASFKLHIYFQAHKIKVLTKSQIIAEFLAEFPLEEDEYVEHMMDVDEEHGNLKDLLTDRNSNRWEILDGSSNGEGNGIGVVFISPEGARMVYSFRLEFASTNNEIEYEAVVHALKLAIEMEIKEERITSNSQLVIRQIEGKYCRNEPSLHKYKKLVMELAERIPNISWRHIGRKDNRITDALAFISSMLIDPIARYVKIQTLYLPSIKKEDETEPEVMIVEDKEEEQMNEANIRELSFICILIRESYLKKD; from the exons ATGCAAAAATTCAATATCAAGGTGAATCCAGAAAAATGTGTTTTCGGAGTATCATCAGGAAAAATTTTGGGTTATATAGTCTCTaagaagggaatagaagttgatccagacAAGGTACAAGCGATTCGAGATATGCCACTTCCAGCAACAGTGAAGgatgttcaaaagttaaatggATTAATAGCTTCAATGGGAAGATTTATTTCACGTTCTTCGGAAAAATGTAAACACTTCTTCAACATATTAAAGAAGGGAGCAAAATTTGAGTGGACAGAGGAATGTGACAAGGCATTGCAAAGCATCAAAAATTACTTAATGAATGTATCTATTATGCAAAAGGCAAAGCCTGGTGAAGAATTGATGTTATATTTGGCATCAACACCATATGCATTAAGCGCAATCTTGTTATGTTCGGATCAAGAAGTAGAAAAACCAATATATTATATAAGCGAAATGTACAATTCTGcagagaaaaattattcaaagattgaaaaaCTAATTCTCGCACTCGTGTATGCGTCCTTTAAACTTCACATTTATTTTCAGGCTCATAAGATTAAGGTATTAACAAAG TCACAAATCATCGCAGAGTTCCTGGCCGAATTTCCTTTGGAggaagatgaatatgtagaacATATGATGGACGTGGATGAGGAACATGGAAATCTTAAAGATTTGTTAACAGATCGAAATTCAAACAGATGGGAGATACTGGATGGATCGtctaatggagaaggaaatggtatTGGTGTTGTCTTTATTTCACCAGAAGGAGCGCGAATGGTTTACTCATTCAGGTTGGAGTTCGCATCTACAAACAATGAAATCGAATATGAGGCAGTTGTACATGCATTAAAGTTAGCAATTGAAATGGAGATAAAGGAAGAGCGAATAACTAGCAACTCCCAATTAGTAATTCGACAGATAGAAGGTAAATATTGTAGAAATGAACCATCTTTACATAAATACAAGAAATTGGTCATGGAATTAGCAGAGCGAATTCCAAATATAAGTTGGAGACATATAGGCAGAAAAGATAACAGGATCACAGATGCATTGGCTTTTATATCCTCCATGTTAATAGATCCAATTGCAAGATATGTAAAGATACAAACACTTTATTTACCATCTATAAAGAAGGAAGACGAAACAGAACCAGAAGTGATGATAgtagaagacaaagaagaagaacaaatgaatgaAGCGAATATTAGAGAATTGAGCTTCATTTGTATCTTGATAAGGGAGAGTTACCTAAAAAAAGATTAG